Genomic window (Blattabacterium cuenoti):
TAAAAAATTAAAAGTTTGTGATCAAAATACGATTGATCTTAATAATTCTATTTATGAAATAGAATGTAAAGTAATTTTTAACTATTTGAAAAATATGAAAATAGGTTTTAATTCTAAATTTTTGATTGAAACTTTGTCTTCTTTAAATGAAGATTTTGTTTATTTTGAATTATATCAGAAAATGGGAATTATAAAACCTTTATATAATAAAAAAAAAGAAGAATCTATTTTTATATTGATTATGTCTACAATAAAAATATGAAAATATCATTGAATTGGATTAAAAAATATGTATTTCCTCTTAATATAGATGAAAATGAGATATCCAAGATATTATCTGATATTGGATTAACAGTAAAAGGAATTCATAATATGGATAATGATTTTGTTTTAGACCTGGAAATTACACCTAATCGGACAGATGCGATGAGTCATTACGGAATTGCACGTGATTTATACGCGGTTTTGAAATTTCGTGGATATAAAGTCAATTTGTTAAAACCAGAAATAAATAAACAAATTATTAATTTTGGTAATAAATCCCATATTCAAATTTGTATAAAAATACATAAAAAATGTATAAGATATTCCGGTATATTAATTTCTAAAATTAAAATAGAACCGTCTCCATATTGGTTGATTTCTATATTAGAATCTATAGGAATTAAATCTGTCAATAATATAATAGATACAATACATTTTGTTATGTATGAATTAGGACAACCCATACATATTTTTGATATGGATCAAATAGAAGATGGAAAAATTATAATAAAAAATGCGGAAAAAAATACATATTTCCAATCTTCAGATAAAAAAATAATAAAACTTGATGAAGAAGATTTAGTAATTTATGATACTGTAAAACCATTATCTATAGCCGGAATAATCAATAATGTAAAATCAAATATACATATTAAAAGCAAAAATATTTTTATTGGAAGTGCTTGTTTTGATCCCATTATTATCCGGAATATTAGAAAAAAGCATTGTATAAAAACAGAAATGTCCCATTTTTTTGAAAAAGATATTGATCCTAATCAAACTGTGTATACTTTACAAAGAGTAGCTTTTCTTATAAAAGAAATAATAAAAAATAAAATAATATGCTCAGATATAATCGATTTTTATCCTAATCCTATATCTTTTTACAAAATAAAACTTCGTTATAGTAAAATACTAAATGTTATAGGAAGAAAAATATCGATAAAAAAAATTAAAAAAATTTTATCATTATTAGAAATTTTGATTCATTTTGAAAATGATAAACATTTATTGATTAGTATTCCTTCTTATAGAACAGATGTTCAAAGAGAAATAGACGTAATTGAAGAAATATTACGCATTTATGGAATTCATAAAATTCCAATATACAATAAAACAAAAATTTATACACTTCCTAAAGTTTTTTATAAAACAGAATATGAAATACAAAAAATACTTTTTGAACAATTAGTTTCTTATGGATTTCAAGAGATTATTTCTTCCACTATGATTAATGAAGAGGAATATTCTTCTTTACTCAATTCTTTTTTTTATAGAAAAAAAATTAAAGTGATTAATCCCGTGAACCAAAGTTATAAATTTATGCGCTCCAGTTTATTATTCAGTATGATAAATTGTATAGAATATAATTATAAAAATAATCGAATCGACTCCAATATTAAATTTTTTGAATTAGGAAAAATATATTTTCAACAAAATAATAAATTTTTAGAAAAAACCTACCTTGGAATAGCTATATCGAAAAAAGAAAAAACTAAATCTAAAAATTATTATTTTTTGTATTTAAAAGGAATTATTGAACAAATTTTTCAAAAAAGTGGAATATTTAATTATGTTCAAACACTTTCTAAACATCCATTGTTGGAAAATGGCGTTACTATACTATACAATCAGAAAAATTTAGTCGAATTAGGAAAATTTAAAAAAAATATTTTAAAAAAAAATGAAATATTTTATGCAGAAATTGATTGGAAATATTTAGTATCTCTTATTCAAAAACAAAAAATGATTTACATTCCATTTTCAAAATATCCTACTTCAAAAAGAGATTTATCTATATTAGTGGACAAAAGTATTTCATTTGAAAAAATAAATCAATTAATTAAAAAAAAAGAAAATCATATAATTAAAAAAATTAAAATATATGATTTATATGAAGGGATAAATTTTCCAAATTCAAAAAAATCCTACACTGTAAGTTTCCTTTTTGAAAGCCAAAAGGAAACATTGACTGATAAAATTATTAATAATTCAATGAAAGAGATTGAATTATTTTTAAAAAA
Coding sequences:
- the pheT gene encoding phenylalanine--tRNA ligase subunit beta, translated to MKISLNWIKKYVFPLNIDENEISKILSDIGLTVKGIHNMDNDFVLDLEITPNRTDAMSHYGIARDLYAVLKFRGYKVNLLKPEINKQIINFGNKSHIQICIKIHKKCIRYSGILISKIKIEPSPYWLISILESIGIKSVNNIIDTIHFVMYELGQPIHIFDMDQIEDGKIIIKNAEKNTYFQSSDKKIIKLDEEDLVIYDTVKPLSIAGIINNVKSNIHIKSKNIFIGSACFDPIIIRNIRKKHCIKTEMSHFFEKDIDPNQTVYTLQRVAFLIKEIIKNKIICSDIIDFYPNPISFYKIKLRYSKILNVIGRKISIKKIKKILSLLEILIHFENDKHLLISIPSYRTDVQREIDVIEEILRIYGIHKIPIYNKTKIYTLPKVFYKTEYEIQKILFEQLVSYGFQEIISSTMINEEEYSSLLNSFFYRKKIKVINPVNQSYKFMRSSLLFSMINCIEYNYKNNRIDSNIKFFELGKIYFQQNNKFLEKTYLGIAISKKEKTKSKNYYFLYLKGIIEQIFQKSGIFNYVQTLSKHPLLENGVTILYNQKNLVELGKFKKNILKKNEIFYAEIDWKYLVSLIQKQKMIYIPFSKYPTSKRDLSILVDKSISFEKINQLIKKKENHIIKKIKIYDLYEGINFPNSKKSYTVSFLFESQKETLTDKIINNSMKEIELFLKKQLKAEIREK